From one Thermodesulfobium sp. 4217-1 genomic stretch:
- a CDS encoding isocitrate lyase/PEP mutase family protein produces MSKAKMLSDLLKAKEILVMPGAYDCLSAKMVELAGFKAVQMSGYGFSASLLGKPDIGLLGFDEVLRHTHNICNAVNIPVMADGDTGYGNSLNVIRTVQEFEQAGAAGINLEDQVWPKRCGHMDGKEVISAEEMAKKIEAAVWAKKDKNFVINARTDSRQKYGPQEAIRRAKLYWEAGADLIFLEAPESLEELKMYASELVPKGIRISANMLDGGKTPLLTFKELEDLGFSRVSVPVMTIYTVAKALYDNLNQLYKDGTNKNLQDKIFPFKEFNKLIELPEIRDLEKKFLPEK; encoded by the coding sequence ATGTCTAAAGCCAAAATGCTATCAGATCTATTAAAAGCAAAAGAAATTCTGGTAATGCCAGGCGCATACGATTGTCTGTCTGCAAAGATGGTGGAGCTTGCAGGATTTAAGGCTGTTCAGATGTCTGGATATGGATTCAGTGCCAGTCTATTAGGAAAGCCCGACATAGGACTTTTAGGCTTCGATGAAGTTTTGCGTCATACTCACAACATCTGCAATGCAGTAAATATACCCGTAATGGCTGATGGCGATACTGGCTATGGAAACTCGCTAAATGTCATCCGAACAGTTCAAGAATTTGAACAGGCAGGCGCAGCAGGAATAAACCTTGAAGATCAGGTATGGCCCAAGAGATGCGGTCATATGGATGGCAAAGAGGTAATATCTGCTGAGGAAATGGCGAAAAAGATAGAGGCAGCAGTCTGGGCGAAAAAAGATAAGAATTTCGTGATAAACGCAAGGACTGATTCAAGGCAGAAATATGGACCGCAAGAAGCTATTAGAAGAGCCAAGCTCTATTGGGAGGCAGGCGCAGATCTGATATTCCTGGAGGCCCCAGAGTCTTTAGAAGAGCTAAAGATGTATGCAAGCGAGCTCGTCCCAAAGGGCATAAGAATAAGCGCGAACATGCTCGACGGCGGTAAGACTCCTCTGCTTACCTTCAAGGAGCTCGAAGACCTGGGATTTTCAAGAGTAAGCGTTCCTGTAATGACCATATACACCGTTGCAAAAGCACTATATGACAACCTAAATCAGCTGTATAAAGACGGCACAAATAAAAATCTTCAGGACAAGATCTTTCCATTTAAAGAGTTTAATAAATTGATAGAACTCCCTGAAATTCGAGATTTGGAAAAGAAATTCCTGCCAGAAAAATAA